The following proteins are co-located in the Lacticaseibacillus paracasei subsp. paracasei genome:
- a CDS encoding aspartate/glutamate racemase family protein, whose protein sequence is MRQFFTVIGGMGTPATESYVRLLNQRTHAHSDQEYLNYILVNDATVPDRTDYILDHSKPSFYPDLLEDIQDQSLLNPEFMVIVCNTAHYFYDQLAAVTPIPLLHMPHLAISDMCERFPDEKRVGLIATQGTIQDGIYSHEIETSGREVVLGDQALQDMVTELIYKYVKEKGEVNAALYHRILQRMHDDFNVNVIVLGCTELSFAQEKAGDHPYHVIDAQSIIVDKTIALGKAFRQSEAAGKALLNQMMAR, encoded by the coding sequence ATGCGTCAATTTTTCACCGTTATTGGCGGCATGGGCACGCCGGCAACCGAGAGTTATGTCCGCTTGTTAAACCAGCGTACCCACGCGCATAGCGATCAGGAATATCTGAATTACATTCTGGTTAACGATGCGACTGTTCCTGACCGTACGGATTACATTTTGGATCATAGCAAGCCTAGCTTTTATCCGGATTTGTTGGAAGACATTCAAGATCAAAGTTTACTCAATCCGGAGTTCATGGTCATTGTCTGCAACACGGCTCATTATTTCTATGACCAATTAGCCGCAGTGACACCGATTCCATTGCTACACATGCCACATTTAGCCATCAGCGATATGTGTGAGCGTTTTCCAGATGAAAAGCGGGTGGGACTGATTGCGACCCAAGGAACGATCCAAGACGGCATTTACAGTCATGAAATCGAAACTAGCGGGCGTGAAGTCGTTCTTGGCGATCAGGCGCTGCAAGACATGGTCACTGAGTTGATTTATAAATACGTCAAGGAAAAGGGCGAAGTCAACGCGGCCCTGTATCATCGTATTCTTCAACGGATGCATGACGATTTTAATGTCAACGTCATTGTCCTTGGCTGTACTGAGCTATCGTTTGCACAGGAAAAAGCCGGTGATCATCCGTATCATGTGATTGATGCGCAAAGCATTATTGTTGATAAAACAATTGCGTTAGGCAAAGCTTTCCGTCAAAGTGAAGCAGCTGGGAAGGCATTGTTGAATCAAATGATGGCGCGTTAA
- a CDS encoding aldo/keto reductase produces the protein MAHLTKLTDTYTLSNGVKIPIVGFGTWQTPDGDVAKHSVEAALAAGYRHIDTAAAYGNEESVGAGLRASGVPRDQIFLTTKLWNGDHGYEATKAALDKSLKKLGVDYVDLYLIHWPNPIKFRDNWEETNAGSWKAMEEAYKAGKVRAIGVSNFRAKHIDALLKTATVKPMVNQIFLNPSDLQPEVVAYNDAHDILSEAYSPLGTGKIFQVDALKKIAARYHKSVAQIVLRWSLQHGFLPLPKSVHDDRIKENTELFDFELSHHDMTLIDALHGEAGLATDPDTTDF, from the coding sequence TTGGCACATTTAACCAAATTGACCGACACATATACATTAAGTAATGGTGTTAAGATTCCGATCGTCGGGTTCGGCACTTGGCAGACCCCTGATGGCGACGTTGCCAAGCATAGTGTCGAAGCGGCATTGGCTGCAGGCTATCGCCATATTGACACGGCAGCTGCTTACGGTAACGAAGAAAGCGTTGGTGCAGGTTTGCGTGCATCCGGCGTACCTCGCGATCAGATCTTCTTAACCACTAAGCTTTGGAATGGTGATCACGGTTACGAGGCGACTAAAGCAGCGCTAGATAAATCACTCAAGAAACTGGGCGTTGATTATGTGGATCTATATTTAATTCATTGGCCAAACCCAATTAAGTTCCGTGATAATTGGGAAGAAACTAATGCAGGGTCATGGAAGGCCATGGAAGAAGCGTACAAAGCCGGCAAAGTTCGAGCAATTGGGGTTTCAAACTTCCGCGCCAAGCACATTGACGCTTTGCTAAAAACAGCTACTGTCAAGCCAATGGTTAACCAGATTTTCTTGAATCCAAGTGATTTGCAGCCAGAAGTTGTGGCGTATAATGACGCCCATGATATTTTAAGTGAAGCGTACAGCCCACTTGGCACAGGCAAAATTTTCCAAGTTGATGCCTTAAAGAAAATTGCCGCACGCTATCACAAGAGTGTTGCTCAGATCGTCCTCCGCTGGTCATTGCAACATGGTTTCTTACCATTGCCAAAATCCGTTCATGACGATCGGATTAAGGAAAACACCGAGTTGTTCGACTTTGAACTGAGCCATCATGATATGACCTTGATTGATGCTTTGCACGGTGAAGCCGGCTTAGCAACTGACCCAGATACAACGGATTTCTAA
- a CDS encoding MurR/RpiR family transcriptional regulator — protein sequence MHDFLVQLQIYKPNLSGQEKKLAAYLQAHPDHASQANISELSQLTGVSTATISRFAKALGYTNFQALRMALAQTSPEDDHALFAELSPKDSVDTLAQKIFTSNIDALRTTLANLDTDALTKAVKWITHAEHLGLFGLGASNLVALDGYHKFLRTAIPVAYASDYHMQLMAATHLGPRDAMILTSHSGEDKDAIALAELAKKQQVPLIVITGSPTSRLVKMADAAFVAVAEESRYRTEALHALIAEISIMDTLFMISAIKTDSQTAPLFRQVRATIDATRH from the coding sequence ATGCATGACTTTCTGGTACAACTGCAAATTTATAAACCGAATCTAAGTGGCCAGGAGAAAAAGCTAGCTGCCTATCTTCAAGCCCACCCGGACCATGCCAGTCAGGCCAACATCTCGGAACTCAGCCAATTGACCGGCGTCAGTACAGCGACGATTTCCCGCTTTGCTAAAGCCTTAGGTTACACAAACTTTCAGGCCTTACGCATGGCGTTGGCGCAGACTTCACCAGAGGATGATCATGCGCTTTTTGCTGAGTTGAGTCCCAAAGATTCCGTTGATACGCTAGCGCAAAAAATTTTCACCTCCAACATTGATGCACTGAGAACAACCTTAGCAAACCTAGATACTGATGCTTTGACCAAGGCTGTTAAATGGATTACCCATGCCGAGCATCTCGGACTTTTTGGACTAGGTGCCAGTAATCTTGTTGCACTAGACGGTTACCATAAATTTTTGCGCACGGCGATTCCCGTGGCCTATGCGTCTGACTACCACATGCAGCTAATGGCCGCCACACATCTTGGCCCGCGCGATGCGATGATCCTGACATCGCATTCAGGAGAGGACAAAGATGCCATTGCATTAGCTGAACTAGCTAAGAAACAACAAGTGCCTTTAATCGTCATTACCGGTTCCCCAACTTCGCGTTTAGTCAAAATGGCAGATGCTGCCTTTGTTGCAGTTGCTGAAGAATCACGCTACCGCACTGAGGCGCTTCATGCACTGATTGCCGAAATCAGCATTATGGACACGCTCTTTATGATCAGTGCCATCAAAACCGATAGTCAGACAGCACCGCTTTTCCGCCAAGTAAGAGCAACAATTGATGCAACGCGGCACTAA
- the gnd gene encoding phosphogluconate dehydrogenase (NAD(+)-dependent, decarboxylating) has product MHIGMVGLGKMGMNLVANMRDHDIEVTAFDLNDKAREEVGQYGAKAVASLDALVMSLASPRIIWSMVPAGKPTEATISQLAKLLRPDDIVIDGGNSYYQDSIAHGKLLAAEGIHFFDVGTSGGMAGARANGNFMIGGDKAIFNKIEPLFKAIAAKGGYLYTGPAGSGHYLKMVHNGIEYGMMQAIGEGFDVLAHSPYDYDNAAVANMWNNGSVIRSWLMDLAANAFTEDANLEKIQGIMHSSGEGAWTVEEALRLHVATPVIASSLMMRYRSEEADTMTGKVVAALRNQFGGHAVDPIKSK; this is encoded by the coding sequence ATGCATATTGGCATGGTTGGTTTAGGAAAAATGGGTATGAATCTGGTCGCAAATATGCGCGATCATGATATTGAAGTGACAGCATTTGATTTGAACGACAAAGCGCGAGAAGAGGTAGGGCAATATGGGGCCAAGGCAGTGGCAAGCCTGGATGCCTTGGTTATGAGCTTGGCATCTCCGCGGATCATCTGGAGCATGGTGCCTGCTGGCAAACCGACAGAAGCCACGATTAGTCAGCTAGCTAAACTGTTGCGGCCAGATGATATTGTGATTGATGGCGGCAACTCCTATTATCAGGATTCAATCGCACACGGAAAGCTGCTAGCTGCTGAGGGAATTCATTTTTTTGATGTCGGCACTTCAGGCGGCATGGCCGGTGCACGCGCCAATGGCAATTTCATGATTGGTGGCGACAAGGCGATCTTTAACAAGATTGAGCCGCTGTTCAAGGCGATCGCTGCAAAAGGTGGCTATCTGTATACTGGCCCAGCTGGATCTGGTCACTATTTGAAAATGGTTCACAACGGTATTGAATATGGGATGATGCAGGCGATTGGTGAAGGCTTCGATGTGTTAGCCCACAGTCCGTATGACTACGACAATGCGGCGGTTGCCAACATGTGGAACAATGGCTCGGTGATTCGCAGCTGGCTGATGGATTTGGCCGCCAATGCCTTTACCGAGGATGCGAACCTTGAAAAGATTCAGGGTATCATGCACAGCTCGGGTGAAGGTGCTTGGACCGTTGAAGAAGCCTTACGTCTACATGTTGCAACGCCGGTGATTGCCAGTTCGTTGATGATGCGCTATCGCTCTGAAGAAGCAGATACGATGACGGGTAAAGTGGTCGCTGCCTTGCGTAATCAGTTTGGCGGCCATGCGGTTGATCCAATTAAGTCAAAATAA
- the gntK gene encoding gluconokinase: MAIKYMIGVDLGTTSTKVVLFDLKGHAIATANNPYPLYQDTPDMAEEDPEEIFAATVGGLTEVMHRGNVQPDELGGVSFSAAMHSLILMDENDKPLTRVITWADNRAAAYATKLKQSDLGMTLFKNTGVPTHPMSPLVKLLWLSAEHPELVAQTSHFIGIKDFILFRFFGRYVQDYSLANATGLFNIHTMDWDDRALDVANVRRDQLPELVDTSYQLTGLNANYAAVTGIDAKTPFILGASDGTLSNLGVGAIDPGVLAVTIGTSGAVRVVTDKPVVDPQGRLFTYYLSPNHWVVGGPVNNGGIVFRWVRDQLFAPEKLTAEQLQVDSYEILTEIASKIPAGADGLLFHPYLGGERAPIWDANARGSFFGLTRQHTRAHMVRAALEGIVYNLYMVMLMIEGITGKPKAIQATGGFARSALWRQMLADVFEQEVNIPESFESSALGAVVLGMKSLGLIDDLNVVKDMIGVTNTHEPNADNFQAYRELLPIWIRLTRKLGSEYQAIADYQRAHPDPNAHIAAED; encoded by the coding sequence ATGGCAATCAAATATATGATTGGCGTTGATCTGGGCACTACTAGCACAAAGGTCGTTTTGTTTGATCTCAAGGGTCACGCAATTGCAACCGCCAATAATCCCTACCCGTTATATCAAGATACGCCCGACATGGCTGAGGAAGATCCGGAAGAGATTTTTGCAGCGACAGTTGGCGGTTTAACTGAAGTGATGCATCGCGGTAATGTCCAACCCGATGAACTTGGCGGGGTTTCCTTTTCCGCAGCGATGCACAGTCTGATTTTGATGGACGAAAATGATAAGCCGCTGACGCGCGTCATCACGTGGGCTGATAACCGAGCAGCAGCCTATGCAACGAAGCTGAAGCAAAGCGATTTAGGGATGACACTGTTTAAAAATACAGGTGTGCCGACGCACCCGATGTCCCCATTGGTTAAATTGCTTTGGTTGAGTGCCGAACATCCAGAATTGGTCGCTCAGACTTCCCACTTTATTGGCATTAAAGACTTTATTTTGTTCCGCTTCTTTGGCCGATATGTGCAGGATTACTCGCTGGCTAACGCAACTGGGCTCTTTAATATTCACACCATGGATTGGGATGACCGTGCACTTGATGTTGCCAATGTTCGGCGCGATCAATTGCCAGAACTGGTCGACACCAGTTATCAGTTGACAGGATTAAATGCCAACTATGCGGCGGTGACCGGTATTGATGCTAAAACGCCTTTCATTCTCGGTGCCAGTGATGGGACATTGAGCAACCTTGGCGTTGGCGCGATTGATCCTGGTGTCTTGGCGGTGACCATTGGTACGTCAGGTGCAGTACGGGTTGTGACTGACAAGCCGGTAGTTGATCCGCAAGGGCGCCTGTTCACTTACTACCTGTCACCGAATCACTGGGTTGTTGGCGGTCCAGTTAACAACGGTGGTATTGTCTTCCGCTGGGTTCGTGATCAACTTTTTGCACCGGAGAAATTAACAGCTGAGCAACTGCAAGTTGATTCCTATGAAATTCTGACAGAAATTGCCAGCAAGATACCCGCTGGTGCTGATGGCTTACTTTTCCATCCATATTTAGGCGGAGAGCGGGCACCGATTTGGGATGCCAATGCTCGTGGCAGTTTCTTTGGCTTAACCCGGCAGCATACACGTGCGCATATGGTGCGAGCAGCACTGGAAGGGATCGTTTACAACCTATATATGGTGATGCTGATGATCGAAGGTATTACTGGCAAACCAAAAGCCATCCAGGCTACTGGCGGATTTGCGCGCAGTGCACTGTGGCGCCAGATGTTGGCTGACGTTTTTGAACAGGAAGTCAATATTCCGGAAAGTTTTGAAAGTTCAGCCTTGGGAGCAGTTGTTTTGGGAATGAAGTCACTGGGACTGATTGACGATTTGAACGTGGTTAAAGATATGATTGGTGTCACCAATACCCATGAACCCAATGCTGACAATTTTCAAGCTTATCGTGAGTTGTTGCCAATCTGGATTCGATTGACGCGTAAACTTGGCAGCGAGTATCAAGCAATTGCCGACTATCAGCGGGCGCATCCAGATCCGAATGCCCATATAGCTGCTGAGGATTAG
- a CDS encoding gluconate:H+ symporter yields MDILVLVLGILLLLVLIIKFKFNTYVSLIITAVVVALGLGMAPAKIATSIQNGIGAQLGELALVFGFGAMLGRLVADAGGAYRIAHTLINAFGRRGLQLAVVLASFIIGIALFFEVGIVLLVPIVFAIAAEAGVPILTLGIPMAAALSVTHGFLPPHPAPTAISTALGASAGLVLAYGVIIAIPTVYIAGPLFSKLAHRFAPDAFERRGNLKALGPQKTFKLEETPSFGISVLTSLFPVILMAIATVYELVFHGGKLPKTPNGLDNVIAFIGSPSIAMLISLLFAMWAMGYARKLPAKAIMTTLEDAVKSIAMLLLVIGGGGAFKQVLIDGGVGDSVKNLFVGSGISPLILGWLIAVVLRIALGSATVAAMTASGLVLPLMQSAGIQPALMVLAIGAGSLAASHVNDAGFWMFREYFDLTIKQTLLTWTLLETIISVVGLGGVLLLSLVV; encoded by the coding sequence ATGGATATACTCGTCCTGGTCTTAGGTATCCTGCTCTTGCTGGTGCTTATCATCAAGTTTAAGTTCAACACGTATGTTTCCTTGATCATCACAGCTGTCGTCGTTGCCCTTGGTTTGGGAATGGCGCCAGCCAAGATTGCAACCAGTATTCAAAATGGGATTGGCGCGCAACTAGGTGAGCTGGCCTTGGTCTTCGGCTTCGGTGCCATGCTTGGTCGATTGGTTGCTGATGCTGGTGGAGCTTACCGCATTGCGCATACCCTCATCAATGCCTTTGGTCGCCGCGGATTGCAACTTGCCGTTGTTTTGGCATCTTTCATTATCGGTATTGCTTTGTTCTTTGAAGTTGGGATTGTCTTGCTGGTTCCAATTGTTTTCGCCATTGCGGCTGAAGCAGGCGTTCCAATTCTGACACTTGGTATCCCGATGGCAGCGGCTTTGTCGGTGACCCATGGGTTCTTGCCGCCACATCCAGCTCCAACGGCGATCTCGACTGCATTAGGCGCTTCTGCTGGTCTGGTTTTGGCCTATGGCGTGATCATCGCCATTCCGACTGTTTATATTGCCGGACCGTTGTTTTCCAAACTTGCGCATCGCTTTGCGCCAGATGCTTTTGAAAGGCGCGGTAATTTGAAAGCATTGGGGCCGCAAAAAACCTTTAAATTGGAGGAAACACCAAGTTTTGGCATCTCCGTTCTCACATCACTTTTCCCAGTGATTTTGATGGCGATTGCCACGGTTTATGAATTGGTATTTCATGGTGGCAAACTTCCAAAGACACCAAATGGTCTTGATAACGTTATCGCATTCATTGGTTCACCAAGTATCGCCATGCTGATTTCATTGTTGTTCGCTATGTGGGCAATGGGCTATGCGCGCAAGCTGCCAGCCAAAGCCATTATGACAACCCTTGAGGACGCTGTGAAATCAATTGCGATGTTACTACTCGTCATTGGTGGCGGCGGTGCCTTCAAACAAGTCCTGATTGATGGTGGCGTCGGCGACTCAGTAAAAAATTTGTTCGTTGGCTCAGGCATTTCACCACTTATCTTGGGTTGGCTGATTGCGGTTGTCTTACGAATTGCACTGGGATCCGCGACTGTTGCGGCCATGACGGCCTCTGGACTGGTTCTGCCACTCATGCAAAGTGCTGGCATCCAGCCAGCTTTGATGGTACTGGCAATTGGTGCGGGTTCATTAGCTGCCAGTCACGTTAATGACGCCGGTTTCTGGATGTTTCGTGAGTACTTTGATTTGACCATTAAACAGACTTTGTTGACGTGGACGTTGTTAGAAACCATTATTTCAGTTGTTGGACTTGGTGGGGTGCTGTTGTTGAGTTTGGTGGTTTAA
- a CDS encoding IS30 family transposase, with translation MSPYTHLTLKDRESILLGISTGKTLDTIAKEIGRSKSTVSREIARNGGWRNYSAATAQDRYRRVRLASRRPRILDRPGTRDAVIRYITVLHWSPEQIAGRLSLEGSPIRISYSTIYRGIYLDNLGVPLKSHGARGLPRLLRHRGKTRKIKGTINERRGRFNDVPSIHDRPRSAENRSWFGHWEGDTVRGKTGHSALVTLVDRKSRYLLSKRTANAKADTVRDVMIELLGALPANRVRTVTPDRGREFARYRELAERLNTKVFFPDPHAPQQRGTNENTNGLIREYFPKNTDLDLQSDQEIETYIEQLNNRPRKVLGWKTPSEVFMGKKLHLS, from the coding sequence ATGAGTCCGTACACCCATCTTACCTTAAAAGACCGTGAATCGATACTGCTTGGTATCTCTACAGGCAAAACTCTTGATACCATCGCCAAAGAGATAGGTCGTTCCAAGAGTACAGTCAGCCGTGAAATTGCACGTAACGGCGGCTGGCGGAACTATTCGGCAGCCACCGCTCAGGACCGCTACCGGCGGGTTCGCTTGGCTAGCAGGCGTCCTCGGATCCTCGATCGACCGGGGACTCGTGACGCTGTCATTCGATATATCACGGTGCTACATTGGTCGCCTGAGCAGATTGCCGGTCGCTTGTCACTAGAAGGCAGTCCTATTCGCATCAGCTATTCGACTATCTACAGAGGTATCTACCTAGATAATCTCGGTGTTCCATTGAAGAGCCATGGTGCTCGCGGGCTACCAAGGCTGCTTCGACACCGAGGCAAGACGCGCAAAATCAAAGGCACCATAAATGAACGCCGGGGGCGCTTCAATGACGTGCCATCAATTCACGACCGACCCCGGTCGGCAGAAAATCGCAGCTGGTTTGGTCACTGGGAAGGCGATACAGTACGCGGTAAAACAGGACACTCTGCATTAGTAACATTAGTTGACCGTAAATCACGCTATCTGCTTTCGAAGCGAACGGCCAACGCAAAAGCTGACACTGTTAGAGACGTCATGATTGAGCTGCTTGGTGCCTTACCAGCTAACCGAGTAAGAACAGTGACTCCTGACCGTGGAAGGGAGTTTGCCCGGTACAGGGAGCTGGCAGAACGTCTGAATACAAAGGTCTTCTTTCCTGACCCACACGCGCCTCAACAACGAGGAACTAACGAAAACACCAACGGACTGATTAGAGAATACTTTCCCAAGAACACAGACCTAGACCTTCAGAGCGACCAGGAAATTGAGACTTACATTGAACAACTGAATAATCGACCACGCAAGGTCTTAGGCTGGAAGACGCCATCAGAAGTCTTCATGGGTAAAAAGTTGCACTTGAGTTGA
- a CDS encoding metal ABC transporter ATP-binding protein: MSEPILTVNHLSFGFRDQQLYQDLSFQLNVGSMTSLVGPNGVGKTTLIRLLMAQLKPQAGTIRFRQQPPVRLGYVPQFRNVDTEFPLSIRSFIQLRQLDHLFFWHTGKEKAALDAVIKATHLGKIADTRLGMASGGEKQKAYLAQALLDDPNFLILDESTASLDVNTKQELMDLVQELNQTRQLTVLFVTHDLSLAKKYTQQYLLLTGSSYEMKPTAQMDLKAMPEELRNDAENRGVIA; the protein is encoded by the coding sequence ATGAGCGAACCGATTTTGACCGTAAATCATCTCAGTTTTGGTTTTCGGGATCAACAGCTTTATCAGGATCTGAGTTTTCAGTTGAATGTGGGCTCAATGACAAGTCTTGTCGGTCCAAACGGGGTCGGCAAAACAACCTTAATTCGGTTACTAATGGCGCAACTAAAACCGCAAGCCGGAACGATTCGCTTTCGGCAACAGCCACCGGTTCGATTGGGTTATGTGCCCCAGTTCCGGAATGTTGATACGGAATTTCCGTTGTCGATCCGCAGTTTCATTCAACTCCGGCAGTTGGATCATCTCTTTTTCTGGCATACGGGTAAGGAGAAGGCTGCCTTGGATGCCGTGATTAAAGCGACTCACCTTGGTAAAATTGCTGACACGCGGCTTGGAATGGCGAGTGGCGGCGAAAAACAAAAGGCTTATCTGGCACAAGCTCTTTTAGATGATCCTAACTTTCTGATTCTGGATGAATCAACGGCCAGCTTAGATGTCAACACGAAGCAGGAGTTGATGGATCTGGTGCAGGAGTTGAATCAAACGCGGCAATTAACGGTGCTATTTGTGACGCATGATCTGAGCTTAGCCAAAAAGTACACCCAACAATACTTACTACTGACCGGGTCAAGTTATGAGATGAAGCCAACAGCGCAAATGGATTTGAAAGCAATGCCAGAAGAATTACGCAATGATGCCGAGAATCGTGGGGTGATCGCATGA
- a CDS encoding metal ABC transporter permease, translating to MNLFAYAFMQNAFMASTFIAITTGIVGVFVVARNMSFLAHTLSEVGFAGAAFAVFAGIRPLDGMLLFTAISSISVGRMSVQASRREASISAVSSLFIGLGILFLSLSSANASYATTILFGSIIGISRADVWQLVALAAGVLVTLYFGYRRLAFDSFDPVGSAAQGLKSKYISIYFLLILAVSVSIGAQIVGSLLVFILLTLPPNVAKYLGRTLPQMIVISVITALIGVWSGLYLGFLTNWPVTFFIAAIEFLFYFLALWYHHRTN from the coding sequence ATGAATTTATTTGCTTATGCATTCATGCAAAATGCATTCATGGCAAGTACGTTTATTGCCATTACCACAGGCATTGTCGGTGTGTTCGTCGTTGCGCGGAACATGTCGTTCTTAGCCCACACACTTTCTGAAGTTGGGTTTGCAGGCGCTGCATTTGCGGTGTTTGCTGGCATCAGACCGTTAGACGGGATGTTGTTGTTCACAGCGATCAGTAGTATCAGTGTTGGCCGTATGTCCGTTCAAGCATCGCGGCGAGAAGCCTCAATTAGCGCGGTTTCTAGTTTGTTTATTGGCCTGGGGATTTTGTTTTTGTCACTTTCCAGCGCCAATGCCAGTTATGCAACTACCATTTTGTTTGGGAGCATTATCGGGATCTCCCGCGCCGATGTTTGGCAACTGGTAGCATTGGCGGCTGGCGTGCTGGTGACGTTGTATTTTGGCTATCGGCGACTCGCGTTTGATTCGTTCGATCCAGTTGGTTCAGCGGCACAGGGATTGAAAAGTAAATATATTTCCATTTACTTTCTGCTTATCCTTGCTGTTTCGGTTTCGATTGGAGCACAAATTGTCGGAAGTTTGTTAGTCTTTATCTTACTGACCTTACCGCCTAATGTCGCTAAGTATTTGGGTCGAACTTTACCGCAGATGATTGTGATTTCCGTCATTACCGCTTTAATCGGGGTTTGGAGCGGCTTGTATTTAGGCTTTTTGACGAACTGGCCGGTGACGTTTTTCATCGCTGCCATTGAATTTCTTTTTTATTTCTTGGCATTGTGGTACCATCACCGAACAAACTAA
- a CDS encoding metallophosphoesterase family protein: MTTIAILSDIHGNMTAFSAVIQDAKAHQADEYWFLGDLFLPGPGSDKLWATLHELKPTHIVKGNWDDDLFWVLDGPVDLSQPTDVYFSRLVAYLWPHLTAENLATIRNWPLHEVFEQDGLIVSLAHNLPDKNHGHALYPDQPQLNFDQIAPDSQIDLAVYGHTHQQLLRYTSNGQVILNPGSIGQAYSPRPHLQTTTYADYALLQLNDGAITDLDLRQVPYDVSAELSLAKQQQLPYPEVYTKLRHTGATSTHNAAYLKQFEQRHDYQQEVAEFLHKYRHQHY, encoded by the coding sequence ATGACGACAATCGCCATTTTATCGGATATTCACGGCAATATGACGGCCTTTTCAGCGGTCATTCAGGATGCGAAGGCGCATCAGGCGGATGAATACTGGTTTCTAGGCGATCTGTTTTTACCCGGTCCAGGTTCTGATAAGTTATGGGCGACGTTGCACGAACTCAAACCCACACATATCGTTAAAGGCAACTGGGATGACGATTTATTCTGGGTACTGGATGGACCAGTTGATCTGTCACAGCCAACAGATGTTTACTTTAGTCGACTGGTTGCCTATCTGTGGCCTCACCTCACGGCTGAAAATCTGGCAACAATTCGAAATTGGCCGCTGCATGAAGTTTTCGAGCAAGATGGTTTGATCGTCAGTCTAGCACATAACCTTCCTGACAAAAATCATGGACATGCCTTATATCCTGATCAACCACAACTCAACTTTGACCAAATTGCCCCCGATTCGCAAATTGATCTAGCTGTTTATGGGCATACCCACCAACAGCTACTGCGCTATACCAGTAACGGTCAAGTCATCCTCAATCCAGGTTCTATTGGCCAAGCCTATTCACCCCGGCCACACCTGCAAACAACCACTTACGCCGACTATGCATTGCTGCAACTCAATGATGGTGCCATCACCGATCTTGATCTGCGGCAGGTGCCTTACGACGTGTCCGCAGAGTTATCACTAGCCAAGCAACAGCAGTTACCTTATCCTGAGGTTTACACGAAGTTACGCCACACTGGCGCCACCAGCACTCACAATGCTGCTTACCTCAAACAATTCGAACAGCGCCACGATTACCAACAGGAAGTTGCTGAATTTCTGCACAAATATCGCCATCAACACTACTAA
- a CDS encoding NAD(P)-dependent oxidoreductase — translation MSSVKLGFIGTGVMGTGIIKNFLKNGQEVVVFNRTQAHAQPVIEAGATWAESPHAVAAQCDIVLSMVGFPQDVETIYFGSDGILAGARKGALLIDMTTSTPTLAKKIAAKAAEKGLQAVDAPVSGGDIGAKNGTLTIMVGGDKTLLSRLQQLFAPIAASVNYFGPAGSGQHAKMANQIMIAGTMTGLTEMLVYAKAAGLDLDETLKVVGGGAGANWSLSNYGPRILQGDYTPGFFAKHFLKDLRIALDEADNMHLQLPATQLAKQLYEQMVNTGKGNLGTQGLITMNDRWDQA, via the coding sequence ATGAGCAGTGTGAAACTTGGGTTTATTGGCACCGGTGTGATGGGCACCGGTATTATCAAGAACTTTTTAAAGAATGGCCAAGAAGTGGTCGTCTTTAACCGAACGCAGGCCCATGCACAGCCAGTCATTGAGGCTGGAGCTACTTGGGCCGAATCGCCGCACGCTGTTGCTGCGCAGTGCGACATTGTTCTCTCAATGGTCGGATTTCCGCAAGACGTCGAAACCATTTATTTTGGTAGCGATGGCATTTTAGCTGGGGCAAGAAAAGGGGCACTGCTCATTGACATGACAACCAGTACCCCCACTCTGGCGAAGAAAATTGCTGCTAAGGCTGCCGAGAAAGGCCTGCAAGCCGTTGATGCGCCGGTTTCTGGTGGTGATATCGGCGCCAAAAATGGCACGCTAACCATCATGGTCGGTGGTGACAAGACTTTGTTATCGCGATTGCAGCAACTTTTCGCGCCCATCGCCGCCTCAGTCAATTATTTTGGCCCGGCCGGCTCAGGGCAACATGCCAAAATGGCCAATCAAATCATGATCGCTGGCACTATGACCGGTCTTACCGAAATGCTTGTCTATGCTAAGGCTGCTGGCCTGGATCTTGACGAAACGCTTAAAGTGGTTGGCGGTGGTGCGGGTGCCAACTGGAGTCTCAGCAACTACGGACCACGTATCCTGCAAGGCGACTATACGCCGGGATTCTTTGCAAAACATTTTCTAAAAGATCTGCGCATTGCTTTGGATGAAGCCGATAACATGCACTTACAACTACCAGCCACGCAATTGGCCAAACAGCTGTATGAACAAATGGTTAATACTGGTAAGGGCAACCTCGGAACGCAAGGGTTGATTACGATGAACGACAGGTGGGATCAAGCATGA